The following nucleotide sequence is from Leptolyngbya subtilissima AS-A7.
CCAGGCGGCGGAAGCTTCGCAGTGGCTAAAGCAGGGGCTTGCCCATCTGCGGCAGGGGCAATACACTCCAGCCCTATCGCTGTTGCAGCAGGCGCTTCAGAGTTACCGCAACCTGGGCGATAAAGAGCGCCAAGCCAAGGTTTTGCTAACCCTGGCCAGCTTGTATTACCGAGTGGCCGACTATCTGTGGGCGGCAGACTATGGTCGGCAGTGCCTGCGCATTGCTCGCGATCTGGGCGACGATGCCATCATGCAGCAGACCCTGGGTCATCTGGGCAACTGCTACCGTCACATGGGCAATTTGCAGCGAGCGCTGGAGTATATGGGCCAAAGCCTTACCCTAGCGAAGAAAACTGGCGATCGCCCCGGCGAAATGCGATCGCTCAACAACCTGGCTATGATCTATCGCGCCAAGGGCCTCACCCGTCAGGCTGCGACCCTCTATGAAGCCAGCCTGATGATGGCTACTAGCCTGGGCGATCGCAGCACCAAGCTTCAGATTCTCCAGAATCTGGGCAACACCTATCTCACCCTGCGGGAATATCCCCAAGCCATCGACTGCTACGAGCGCTTTTTGGCCATCAGCGAAAGCGGCGAGGGATCTACCGACAACCGCACCAACCGCCGCATTCTCACCCAGCTCACCCTGGCCAGCATTGCCATGGGCGACCACAACCGGGCGATCGTGCACCTTCAGCACCACCTGTCGATTGCTTGTTCCCTAGGCGACACCAAGGGAGCCGCCGTTCTACTCGACGACCTCAAGCGCAGCTATGTTGCCCTCAGCGAAGCGCGGGTGGCGGTGCTGCGGCCCGAACTGACCTCGGTGTAGTCCATCACGCTTAAAACATCCTCCCTAGGAAAACAAAAGGGGGACGCAAACCTGCGTCCCCCTTTTACTAACTACTGACTGAAATTATTTGGCGACGACCTGGAGTAACAGGCCGCGGTTCGCCTATTTCCAGTTGGCAGCCACCATCTCAGCCAAGTCAACTACGCGCTGGCTATAGCCCCACTCGTTGTCGTACCAGGCCACCACTTTCACCATGTCGCCGCCCATCACCATGGTCAGGCTAGAGTCAACGATCGAAGACTCATCGGTCTTGCGATAGTCGATGGAAACCAGAGGCAGGTCGCTGTAGGCCAAAATGCCCTTCATGGGGCCTTCGGCAGCAGACTTCAGCGCCTGGTTGACCTGGTCAGCGATCGCAGGCTTCTCCACCTGAACCACTAGGTCGACTACCGACACGTTGGGGGTGGGCACGCGCAGGGCGATCCCGTTTAGCTTGCCGGCCATTTCAGGAATCACTAGGGCCACAGCCTGAGCCGCCCCGGTGGTGGTGGGCACAATGTTGAGTGCCGCAGCACGGGCCCGACGCAGGTCACGGTGGCTGGCGTCGAGCAGACGCTGGTCGCCGGTGTAGCTGTGGGTAGTGGTCATGGTGCCTTTGATGATGCCGAAGTTCTCGTGCAGCACCTTGACCACGGGGGCCAGGCAGTTGGTGGTACAGCTGGCGTTGCTGACCACATTGTGGCGATCATGGGTGTACTCTTTGTCGTTGACGCCCATGACGTAGGTGCCAATGCCGCCGCCCTTGCCCGGTGCGGTGATCAGCACTTTTTTGGCACCCGCTTCGATGTGGCGAGAGGCACCCTCTTCGCTGACGAACACCCCGGTGGACTCAATGACTAGATCGATATCCCAGGCGGCCCAGGGCAGGTTGTTGGGGTTGCGATCGGAGTAGCACTTAATAGTCTTGCCGTTGACGATCAGGGTGTCTTCGCCAGCGCTGACATCAGCATCTAGCCGACCCAGCATCGAGTCATACTTCAGCAGGTGGGAGTTAGTCTTAGGATCAGACGTATCGTTAATAGCGACCACCTCAAGCTGGCTGTTCTCGCGCGTCAACCAGCAGCGCAGAAAATTACGGCCAATGCGGCCAAAACCATTAATTGCTACTCTAACCACTGCGTTTAACCCTCTGTTGTAGTCGGACTAGGTATCTATTCTTAGACGACACCATAATATCGCAAAGCATGATCCACTTTATAGGGGTTAGCTATTGAACTGAATCTATTTTAAATTCAATATAGACCTTGAAATCTCTATGGAATGGATGGGGCGATCGCGGCGTCCCTGGCTACCCGCGGGGATCAGTCCTAGGCAATAGCATAAGTATTTCTACTTTAATCACTCATTTCGCATAGAAAATTGATATGCCATCCTGATGGGCTCTTTATTAATAGGAGAAGATTAGTGGGCATTAGCCCGCTTTTGCCTAGCCCGCTCTTTCCCACCAATGGTCAGTAAACCTTTGATCGGGGTCATCCCAGGGGCCAGTTGAAGCATTGTTCGCGGCACATCCCCCCTAGGGATTAGAGCTAAAAAACGCTGGAACCGCCGTCCAGCTAGGCTAATACCGATGTTTAGGCCAATTCGGCAATTCTTGCTATGATTACGCCTGACACTTGGTGTGGTGTGGTGTTGTAAGGAGTGTAACGATGCCGATTTCCGTAGATTTTACCGGCAGACCCTTTCATTTCATTGGGATAGGGGGCATTGGCATGTCGGCACTGGCCTACATTTTGACCAAACGCAACCTGCCTGTATCGGGATCCGACCTGCGCTTAACCCACATCACCCGTCGCCTACAAGAGGCCGGTGCCCATATTTTTTGGCAACAAGAAGCCGCTAACCTGAGCTACTTTCTCACCACTAACCAGCCAGTCCTCGCCACCGCAGCGAGTCGAACCGGCTCTGGCGCAGTGGGGGCTAAGGTAGCTACGCCGGTTATCGCCCCAGACGCTACTCCCCAAGTGGTTTGTTCCACCGCGATCGACACCCGCAACCCTGAATACCAGGCGGCTCTAGAGCTGGGCTGTCCCATTCTGCACCGCTCTGACCTGCTGGCCGCCCTGATTCGCGAGTACAGCAGCATTGCCGTTGCCGGCACCCACGGCAAAACCACCACCAGCAGCATGATCGGTCATCTGCTGCTGAATGCCAACCTCGATCCCACCATTGTGGTGGGCGGCGAGGTATCGAGCTGGGGCGGCAATGCCCGCCTGGGCCAGGGTCCCTACCTGGTTGCCGAGGCCGATGAGTCGGATGGCACCCTGTCAAAGCTATCGGCCAGCATTGGCGTTGTTACCAACATTGAGCTAGACCACACCGATCACTACCGCGACTTGGAAGACGTGGTGCAAATCTTTCAAACCTTTCAGCGCCAGTGCGGTCTGTTGGTCGCTAGCGCCGACTGTGAGGTGGTACGCACCAGCCTCAAGCCCGATGTCACCTATAGCCTCAGCCCTGATAACGGCGCGACCTACCACGTCACCGACTTGCAGTTTGGGGCGGAAGGCACCTCAGCTCTGGTTTGGGAACTGGGTCAGCCCATGGGTCGCCTCCGTCTACGAGTGCTGGGCTGCCATAACCTCAGCAACGCCTTAGCTGCTGTGGCCGTTGGGCGTCACCTGGGCATTGCTTTTGACAAAATTGCCGAGGGGCTAGAGAAGTTTTGCGGCGCTCGCCGCCGATTTGAGCACCGGGGCAGCTACAACGGCATTCAGTTTTTTGACGACTATGCCCACCACCCCAGCGAGATTCGCGCCACCCTAGCGGCGGCTCGCATTAAGGCCGATCAGACTCTGCCAGTCGACAGCCGTCAGGATAACCGCCGCGTGGTGGCGGTGTTTCAGCCCCACCGATTTAGCCGTACGGCAGCGCTGCTAAACGACTTTACCGATGCCTTTGTCGATGCCGACCAGGTAATCATGGCTGATATCTATAGTGCGGGCGAGAAAAATACCTTTGGGGTTTCGGGTCGCCAATTGGCCGATGCCGTGGGCCACGCTCATCCAAGAGTTTTATACGGCCATACCCTAGACGATATTCAGGCGGCCCTGGCCCACAGCCTGCGGCCTGGCGATCTGGTGATGTTTATGGGGGCGGGCAACCTCAACCAGATTATTCCTCAGGTGATGGCTTACTATGCCGAGGCCGAGGTGCCTTCGCTGCAGGAGGCCTGTTAGGCACCGGCGATCGCGACGGAGTTGGCTAGCCTGGGGAACGACTGTTGAGAGCTGGGACCATGAACCAAACCCTTGGAGTCGCTCCTAATTTTGCCTGCTTGAAACCGCAAGTATCGCTACAGCCGCTGACCACCTTTCGAGTGGGTGGCCCGGCAGAGTGGCTGGCACTGCCGCGCAACCAGAGTGAGCTGGAGCAGGTTTTAGACTGGGCGATCGCCGCTAGCCTCAAGATTACTCCCCTGGGGGCAGGCTCAAATTTGCTGATCAGCGATCGCGGCATTTCCGGCATGGTGGTCTGTACCCGTCGTTGGCGCGGTACTGAATTTGGCACCGCTGGTTGCGTTACCGCAGCTGCGGGTGAGCCCTTACCCACGCTGGCTTGGAAGGCTGCCAAGCGCGGCTGCCGCGGCCT
It contains:
- a CDS encoding tetratricopeptide repeat protein, whose amino-acid sequence is MTSSMPPIRPTYILVDETTVSVPRDPSLLAQAERIAEGYHKCQAAEASQWLKQGLAHLRQGQYTPALSLLQQALQSYRNLGDKERQAKVLLTLASLYYRVADYLWAADYGRQCLRIARDLGDDAIMQQTLGHLGNCYRHMGNLQRALEYMGQSLTLAKKTGDRPGEMRSLNNLAMIYRAKGLTRQAATLYEASLMMATSLGDRSTKLQILQNLGNTYLTLREYPQAIDCYERFLAISESGEGSTDNRTNRRILTQLTLASIAMGDHNRAIVHLQHHLSIACSLGDTKGAAVLLDDLKRSYVALSEARVAVLRPELTSV
- a CDS encoding type I glyceraldehyde-3-phosphate dehydrogenase; translated protein: MVRVAINGFGRIGRNFLRCWLTRENSQLEVVAINDTSDPKTNSHLLKYDSMLGRLDADVSAGEDTLIVNGKTIKCYSDRNPNNLPWAAWDIDLVIESTGVFVSEEGASRHIEAGAKKVLITAPGKGGGIGTYVMGVNDKEYTHDRHNVVSNASCTTNCLAPVVKVLHENFGIIKGTMTTTHSYTGDQRLLDASHRDLRRARAAALNIVPTTTGAAQAVALVIPEMAGKLNGIALRVPTPNVSVVDLVVQVEKPAIADQVNQALKSAAEGPMKGILAYSDLPLVSIDYRKTDESSIVDSSLTMVMGGDMVKVVAWYDNEWGYSQRVVDLAEMVAANWK
- the murC gene encoding UDP-N-acetylmuramate--L-alanine ligase, with protein sequence MPISVDFTGRPFHFIGIGGIGMSALAYILTKRNLPVSGSDLRLTHITRRLQEAGAHIFWQQEAANLSYFLTTNQPVLATAASRTGSGAVGAKVATPVIAPDATPQVVCSTAIDTRNPEYQAALELGCPILHRSDLLAALIREYSSIAVAGTHGKTTTSSMIGHLLLNANLDPTIVVGGEVSSWGGNARLGQGPYLVAEADESDGTLSKLSASIGVVTNIELDHTDHYRDLEDVVQIFQTFQRQCGLLVASADCEVVRTSLKPDVTYSLSPDNGATYHVTDLQFGAEGTSALVWELGQPMGRLRLRVLGCHNLSNALAAVAVGRHLGIAFDKIAEGLEKFCGARRRFEHRGSYNGIQFFDDYAHHPSEIRATLAAARIKADQTLPVDSRQDNRRVVAVFQPHRFSRTAALLNDFTDAFVDADQVIMADIYSAGEKNTFGVSGRQLADAVGHAHPRVLYGHTLDDIQAALAHSLRPGDLVMFMGAGNLNQIIPQVMAYYAEAEVPSLQEAC